One window of the Candidatus Eremiobacteraceae bacterium genome contains the following:
- a CDS encoding polymer-forming cytoskeletal protein, producing MINEVFLQRVWRSPASVLAAAVAAICFATCSQPAAAAYGHSQGDRVVFGSSVVIPAGDEVKGDLVVMAGSAEVHGTVDGDAVVMAGSLYIAPEGVVKGETVALGGSVDNESSYKKSSGSSPFTSPLPIITPIVVPPMHVVPDDNSASDYNGYSAKRDWIEVLITFGVLTLLAFALFPGRTRLTLDHLLHRPALAGVLGLTWPFTLSIITVGLAITVLGIVLIPVAIVAVALGYLVGRAALSMYLGRQFFEFSKVAEPSPLASIGLGLLIITVLEGIAPLWLGIVLEAIVSALAIGSAMLPLLNKQGWPHTTFSAPPPGSPQMSPPAGPMYAPPTAPPPSGPPAIP from the coding sequence GTGATCAACGAAGTTTTTCTACAACGAGTGTGGCGCTCGCCCGCGTCGGTGCTGGCGGCGGCGGTCGCAGCCATCTGCTTCGCGACCTGTTCGCAACCGGCGGCTGCCGCGTACGGACACAGCCAAGGCGACCGGGTCGTCTTCGGATCGAGCGTGGTCATACCGGCAGGCGATGAGGTCAAAGGCGACCTCGTCGTCATGGCCGGCAGCGCCGAAGTCCACGGCACGGTCGACGGCGACGCGGTCGTCATGGCCGGCAGTCTCTACATCGCGCCGGAAGGCGTGGTCAAGGGCGAGACGGTCGCGCTCGGCGGGAGCGTGGACAACGAGTCTTCCTATAAGAAGTCGAGTGGGTCCAGCCCCTTCACCTCGCCGTTGCCGATCATCACGCCGATCGTCGTTCCGCCGATGCACGTCGTGCCGGACGATAATTCTGCAAGCGACTATAACGGCTACAGCGCCAAACGCGACTGGATCGAAGTGCTGATCACCTTTGGCGTGTTGACGCTCCTCGCATTCGCGCTCTTCCCTGGCCGCACGCGGCTCACGCTCGATCATTTGCTCCATCGGCCGGCGCTCGCCGGCGTGCTCGGGTTGACGTGGCCGTTCACGCTCAGCATCATCACCGTCGGTCTCGCGATAACGGTGCTCGGTATCGTGCTCATCCCCGTGGCCATTGTCGCGGTTGCGCTCGGCTATCTCGTCGGCCGCGCGGCGCTCTCGATGTATCTTGGACGACAGTTCTTCGAGTTCAGTAAAGTGGCGGAGCCGAGTCCGCTCGCGTCGATCGGGCTTGGGCTTCTGATCATCACCGTGCTCGAAGGTATTGCGCCGCTCTGGCTCGGCATCGTGCTCGAAGCGATCGTGAGCGCGCTTGCGATCGGATCCGCCATGTTGCCGCTGCTCAACAAACAGGGTTGGCCGCACACGACCTTCTCGGCTCCGCCGCCGGGCAGCCCGCAGATGAGTCCGCCGGCGGGCCCGATGTAC
- a CDS encoding sigma-70 family RNA polymerase sigma factor translates to MWNFSSVLWYLNSTGGSVINATGLSDETLAALVLTGDTQAFAPLVERHQRGVVNFIHASVRSAEDANDLSQETFMRAYAHLRTFNPDLGKFSTWLYQIARNVARTHLGKEGRRPPTEDLYEDETIEQRIPDTRRDAAPDASLIAGEDEALVRSALTHIPEKMRAALALRYFNHLEYQEIADTMQVTLGNVKTLIHRGKAALARELAQDHPTGLIGAGAQQEIRGRELLSL, encoded by the coding sequence GTGTGGAACTTTTCTTCAGTTTTATGGTATCTAAACTCGACGGGAGGTTCGGTCATCAACGCGACGGGCCTGAGTGACGAGACGCTAGCGGCCCTCGTCCTTACGGGAGACACCCAAGCCTTCGCGCCGCTGGTGGAGCGGCACCAGCGAGGAGTCGTCAACTTCATCCATGCGAGCGTCCGGTCGGCCGAGGACGCAAACGATCTGTCTCAGGAGACGTTCATGCGGGCCTACGCTCACCTCCGAACCTTCAACCCCGATCTTGGCAAATTCTCCACGTGGCTTTATCAGATCGCACGCAACGTCGCCCGCACGCACCTCGGCAAAGAAGGCCGGCGGCCGCCGACCGAAGACCTCTACGAAGACGAGACCATCGAACAACGCATTCCCGACACGCGCCGCGACGCTGCGCCCGACGCCTCGCTTATCGCGGGCGAAGACGAGGCGCTCGTCCGATCCGCGCTCACGCACATACCGGAGAAGATGCGCGCGGCGCTGGCGCTTCGCTATTTCAATCATCTCGAATACCAGGAGATCGCCGACACGATGCAAGTGACGCTCGGCAATGTGAAGACACTGATACACCGCGGCAAGGCGGCGCTCGCGCGCGAGCTTGCACAAGATCATCCGACCGGTTTGATCGGCGCAGGCGCTCAACAGGAGATACGCGGACGTGAATTGCTCAGCTTGTAG
- a CDS encoding acyl-CoA thioesterase translates to MTEHSRSRESERPVSASASVLATLAEPADANPMGNVHGGHIMKLVDQAAAAAAIRHAGRLCVTASIDRLDFLYPVRIGDMIELRSAVNYTHHTSMEVGVHIETENLASGERHHVASAYLIFVALDESGKPVRIPRVVPQSEAEKLRYQQAELRYRQRKETREQERALHDAAHNS, encoded by the coding sequence ATGACAGAGCATAGTCGATCACGAGAATCCGAACGGCCCGTTTCCGCTTCGGCGTCAGTTTTGGCCACGCTCGCCGAGCCCGCCGACGCAAATCCGATGGGCAACGTTCACGGCGGTCACATTATGAAGCTTGTCGACCAAGCGGCCGCCGCCGCGGCCATCAGGCATGCGGGGCGTTTGTGCGTCACGGCAAGTATTGACCGGCTCGACTTTCTCTATCCCGTTCGCATCGGCGACATGATCGAACTTCGTTCCGCCGTCAACTACACGCACCACACGTCGATGGAAGTCGGCGTCCACATCGAGACGGAAAATCTCGCGTCGGGCGAACGACATCACGTCGCCTCCGCATATCTCATTTTCGTCGCGCTCGACGAAAGCGGCAAGCCGGTGCGGATTCCGCGCGTCGTTCCGCAATCGGAGGCCGAGAAGCTCCGTTATCAGCAAGCCGAACTGCGCTATCGCCAACGCAAAGAAACGCGCGAGCAGGAACGTGCGCTGCACGACGCCGCGCACAATAGTTGA